The DNA segment GATCGACCAGTGATTCGCCGATGCGCTTGCGGCTGGCCTTCCCGGCCTCGAGGGCCTTGTCCACCTGAGCCTGGGTGACTGCACCCCATCCCACCAGGATCTCGCCGAGTTTCTTTCTGGATCGTGCCATGGCTTGCGATCAGGTTCCTTGCTCTGGGCGGCCCCGCCGCGGCCCCCCAAACCACGAACCGGGCATGGTAGCGGCTCCGCATGCGACCCGCGCGACGCGAAACGGTTCCACGACGCGGACATCCAACGTACGCTCAGTCACGGACGACTCGCCCGGCACGGCCACTCATGTCACCATCCACGCGTCGCACCATCCTCATCACGGCCGGGCCCACCCACGAGCCCATCGATGCTGTGCGCTTCATTGGCAACCGATCTTCGGGCCGACTCGGCATCCGATTGGCCGAGCAGGCCGCAGACCGTGGCTGGGGCGTAACGTTGCTGCTGGGACCGGTTCCCGCGACACCCTCCGATTCGCGAGTTCGAGTCCGGCGGTTCCGAACCGTTTCCGACCTTGATCTGCTGCTGCGCGAAGAGTTTCCCGGGAAGTCCGGCCAGGAAGGCCCTGGCCCGGGTGTGCTCGTGATGGCCGCGGCGGTGGCCGACTACCGGCCCGTGCGAGTCGGGGGGGCGCCGGTAGATCCCGTGAAAACAACAAAGTTCCGCCGAGCCCCGGGCCCGCTCACGATTGAACTGGAGGCCACACCGGACCTCCTCGCCGCGTGTTCGGATCGGGCCGCGCCCGGGCAGATTCTGGTCGGGTTCGCGCTGGAGCCGCGGGCGGCGCTCCAGGAATCCGCTCGCGCCAAACTGGAGAGGAAACGGGTCGACATGATCGTCGCAAATCCCCTTGAGACCATGGATGCGCCCGACATCGAGGCGACCGTTGTCCGTCGAGTCGGCCAGAATGCCGCCACGCCGGGGGTCATCTCGAAGGAGCGGTTCGCCGTCTGGCTGATGGACCAGATCGAGGCTGAGGCGGCCGCTCGGCCGTGACGAGCCGGTAAGCCTGCGGGGCTCTCCTATTGTTCGGGCAATGAGTTCATCTCAGCCCCAACAGACCGTTGACGAGTTCCTCAGGGCGTCCATGCCGGAGTCCACGGCCCGCACCCGGGTTCGCATGATCAAGTTCGGACGGGTGCTCGTGAACGGCGACGCAGCCCGCTCGCTGAGTGATCCCATCGGTTCTGGCGACACGGTCGTCATCAGTGATCCTGTCAAACCAGAGGGAGCAGGGGTGCCTCCCCCGCGCAGGTCCCCCGCCGAAGGCCGTTCCCGACCACGCAAGCCAACGGACCGAACGGGACCGCGCGAACGCTCGGCGCCCTTGCGCAGAGAAACCGGACGCCAGGCTCAGCCCACGGACCAGGATGGCGCACCAACCCCCGCCGCCGCAAGCCGGTTCCTCCGTGGCGGGCTCCGAATCGTCTTTGAGAACGATGATCTGATCGTCGTCGACAAACCGACAGGCATGATCACCGCCTCCCCCACTCCTACCCGCGAACCAACCGCGTTCGACATCCTCAAAGTGGAGATGAAGGGCCGTCGCGGGGCCCGCCGTCCCCGGCGCGCCGACGGCCCGCCGCCGCAGCCTGTGTACGTCGTGCACCGACTCGACAAGGAAGCGTCGGGGATCGTCGTATTCGCCAAGACACCCAAGGCGTTCAAC comes from the Phycisphaeraceae bacterium genome and includes:
- a CDS encoding phosphopantothenoylcysteine decarboxylase, with product MSPSTRRTILITAGPTHEPIDAVRFIGNRSSGRLGIRLAEQAADRGWGVTLLLGPVPATPSDSRVRVRRFRTVSDLDLLLREEFPGKSGQEGPGPGVLVMAAAVADYRPVRVGGAPVDPVKTTKFRRAPGPLTIELEATPDLLAACSDRAAPGQILVGFALEPRAALQESARAKLERKRVDMIVANPLETMDAPDIEATVVRRVGQNAATPGVISKERFAVWLMDQIEAEAAARP